Proteins encoded in a region of the Nocardia asteroides genome:
- a CDS encoding FAD-dependent oxidoreductase, giving the protein MSGRNAVAPRDAAEVRTYDIETDVLVAGYGCAGAAAAFEAATAGARVLVLDRMSGPGGASALSGGEIYLGGGTPIQRACGFDDDPAAMAAFLSAALGPGADTDKIARYSEDSVAHFHWLADRGVPFEPTLWNAPAWVPPTDDGLMWLGENSRPFCELATPAPRGHRPATADFGGKLLMDRLAGAARSAGATALFDTRATCLIVAGDGAVAGVVARRYGTELTIRARRGVVLTTGGFVDNDIMLAAHAPKLLGHTKVSAGTDDGSGIRMAQAIGAAVRHMSSGQVGISLIPGLAARGMVVNGHGQRFINEDTYPGRIGQAALFRQGMATWVVLDEQAYEEVPEQQRWGVRPTHVAETAERLADLMGVPAAALADTVRRYNTFAAAGADPEFGKAPRWVRPLTPPLAAIDVRAGVRPPSESGDRRGTGASVFTLGGLHTSLDGAVLDQDGTPVPGLFAAGRAASNLHGEGYISGTSLGDGTFFGRRAGAAAAHTS; this is encoded by the coding sequence ATGAGTGGTCGGAACGCGGTCGCGCCCCGGGATGCCGCCGAAGTGCGCACCTATGACATCGAGACCGATGTGCTGGTGGCCGGTTACGGTTGTGCCGGGGCCGCCGCGGCGTTCGAGGCGGCGACCGCCGGCGCCCGGGTGCTGGTGCTGGACCGGATGAGCGGTCCCGGTGGCGCGTCGGCCCTGTCGGGCGGGGAGATCTACCTCGGCGGCGGCACACCGATCCAGCGGGCCTGCGGATTCGACGACGATCCCGCGGCCATGGCCGCGTTCCTGTCCGCCGCGCTCGGCCCGGGCGCCGACACGGACAAGATCGCTCGCTACAGCGAGGACAGCGTGGCGCATTTCCATTGGCTCGCCGACCGTGGCGTGCCGTTCGAACCCACGCTGTGGAATGCGCCGGCCTGGGTGCCGCCCACCGACGACGGTCTCATGTGGCTCGGGGAGAACAGCAGGCCGTTCTGCGAGCTCGCCACACCCGCGCCCCGCGGCCATCGCCCGGCCACCGCCGACTTCGGCGGCAAGCTGCTCATGGACCGTCTTGCCGGAGCCGCCCGATCCGCCGGTGCGACAGCGCTTTTCGACACCCGCGCGACCTGCCTGATCGTCGCGGGCGACGGCGCTGTCGCTGGAGTGGTGGCTCGGCGCTACGGTACGGAGCTGACCATCCGGGCCCGCCGTGGCGTCGTACTGACCACCGGCGGATTCGTCGACAACGACATCATGCTCGCCGCGCACGCGCCGAAACTGCTGGGACACACCAAGGTCAGCGCGGGCACCGACGACGGCAGCGGGATCCGGATGGCGCAGGCGATCGGCGCGGCCGTGCGGCACATGTCCTCCGGGCAGGTCGGCATCTCGCTCATTCCCGGCCTCGCCGCGCGCGGCATGGTGGTGAACGGGCACGGGCAGCGGTTCATCAACGAAGACACCTATCCCGGCCGGATCGGCCAGGCGGCATTGTTCCGGCAGGGCATGGCGACGTGGGTCGTGCTCGACGAACAGGCTTACGAGGAAGTACCCGAACAACAGCGGTGGGGTGTGCGGCCGACCCATGTCGCGGAGACCGCCGAGCGACTCGCCGACCTGATGGGCGTACCGGCGGCCGCGCTGGCCGACACCGTCCGTCGATACAACACCTTCGCCGCGGCCGGCGCGGATCCCGAATTCGGGAAAGCGCCCCGGTGGGTGCGGCCTCTCACACCACCGCTTGCCGCGATCGACGTGCGGGCGGGGGTACGGCCACCGTCGGAGTCCGGTGATCGTCGCGGGACCGGCGCGTCCGTGTTCACCCTCGGTGGTCTGCACACCTCGCTCGACGGCGCCGTGCTCGATCAAGACGGCACTCCGGTCCCCGGACTGTTCGCCGCGGGCCGTGCCGCGAGCAACCTGCACGGCGAGGGCTACATCAGCGGCACGTCGCTCGGCGACGGCACCTTCTTCGGCCGTCGCGCCGGTGCGGCCGCAGCCCACACCAGCTGA
- a CDS encoding bifunctional 3,4-dihydroxy-2-butanone-4-phosphate synthase/GTP cyclohydrolase II gives MTGELDSVPAAVAAIASGGMALVVDDEDRENEGDLVLAAEKATAANIGFLVRHTSGVLCVPMTGDDLDRLELPPMTAVNQDPKGTAYTVSVDAAAGVGTGVSAADRAHTMRLLADPATTPRDLTRPGHVFPLRAHPLGVLGRQGHTEAAVDLVRMAGLRPAAVIAEVVGDDGSMARLPELSTMARVHGIPIISIADLIACRHRLESGVVRVVETRLPTRFGEFRVIGYRDTADGAEHLALVFGEPGEHDVLTRVHSECLTGDAFGSLRCDCGEQLDDALRAVAEEGRGVVVYLRGQEGRGVGLLNKLRAYELQDEGADTVEANLRLGLPVDARRYGAAARMLADLGVRSVRLLSNNPAKQADLTTYGIVVERRIPLQIRATEHNVRYLRAKRDRMRHQLTEVDAAVAVR, from the coding sequence ATGACCGGTGAACTGGACTCGGTGCCTGCCGCGGTAGCGGCGATCGCGAGCGGAGGCATGGCGCTCGTCGTGGACGACGAGGACCGCGAGAACGAAGGGGATTTGGTGCTCGCCGCGGAGAAGGCGACCGCGGCGAACATCGGGTTCCTGGTACGGCACACCAGCGGCGTGTTGTGCGTGCCCATGACAGGAGACGACCTGGACCGGCTCGAACTGCCGCCGATGACGGCGGTCAACCAGGACCCGAAGGGCACCGCGTACACGGTCTCGGTGGACGCCGCGGCGGGTGTCGGCACCGGCGTTTCGGCCGCCGACCGCGCGCACACGATGCGCCTGCTCGCCGATCCCGCCACCACACCCCGGGATCTCACCCGCCCCGGGCACGTGTTCCCGTTGCGGGCCCACCCGCTCGGCGTGCTGGGCCGACAGGGGCATACCGAGGCCGCCGTCGACCTGGTACGAATGGCGGGTCTGCGCCCCGCCGCCGTCATCGCGGAGGTGGTAGGCGACGACGGGTCGATGGCGCGGCTTCCCGAACTGTCGACCATGGCCCGGGTGCACGGAATCCCGATCATCTCGATCGCCGACCTGATCGCCTGCCGCCACCGGCTCGAGTCGGGCGTTGTCCGGGTCGTCGAAACCCGGCTGCCCACCCGTTTCGGCGAGTTCCGGGTGATCGGTTACCGGGACACAGCCGACGGCGCCGAACATCTCGCGCTGGTGTTCGGCGAGCCCGGCGAACACGACGTGCTCACGCGCGTGCACTCCGAATGTCTCACCGGTGACGCGTTCGGATCGCTGCGCTGCGACTGCGGTGAGCAGTTGGACGACGCGCTGCGAGCCGTCGCCGAGGAGGGCCGCGGCGTCGTGGTGTACCTGCGCGGACAGGAGGGACGCGGCGTCGGACTGCTGAACAAGCTGCGCGCCTACGAGCTGCAGGACGAGGGCGCCGACACGGTCGAGGCGAACCTGCGGCTCGGGCTGCCCGTCGACGCCCGCCGCTACGGCGCCGCGGCGCGGATGCTGGCCGACCTGGGCGTGCGGTCGGTCCGATTGCTCAGCAACAATCCCGCCAAACAGGCCGACTTGACCACGTACGGCATCGTCGTCGAACGGCGCATTCCACTGCAGATCAGGGCGACCGAGCACAATGTGCGTTATCTTCGCGCCAAACGTGACCGTATGCGCCATCAGTTGACCGAGGTCGACGCCGCTGTCGCCGTCCGGTGA
- a CDS encoding flavin-dependent monooxygenase: MTNKVLDRVRDLLPAIRERAAETDRQRRVPEQSIRQLTEAGVFRMLQPSRFGGDESSPVAFYEVVRAIATACPSTAWVSSVLGAHPWQLALFPLRAQEDVWSADPDTLVSSSYAPTGKLTPVEGGFRISGRWSFSSGCDHARWAFLGAVVPDGEGGAEYLTVLVPRTDYRIEDVWHVSGLSGTGSNDIVIESAFVPVHRTYRASEQAALRGPGQEVNTAPLYRISFGSVFSNTITAPIIGAAQGAYEAHIERMRERVRISYGGQKAAEDPFAHVRVARAASEIDAAVLQMERNIGEQLRYAEAGEEIPFELRVRSRRDQVRGTERALEAIDLLFDNSGGHSIRKPNPMERHWRDAHAGSVHVINDVERALVVYGRNAFGLPVTDRMI, encoded by the coding sequence ATGACCAACAAGGTGCTCGATCGGGTACGGGATCTGCTGCCCGCGATCCGAGAGCGAGCCGCCGAGACCGACCGGCAGCGCAGAGTGCCCGAGCAGAGCATTCGGCAGCTGACCGAGGCCGGGGTGTTCCGCATGCTGCAACCGTCCCGCTTCGGCGGCGACGAATCCTCACCCGTCGCGTTCTACGAAGTAGTCCGTGCCATCGCCACCGCATGCCCGTCCACCGCGTGGGTCTCGTCGGTGCTGGGCGCGCATCCGTGGCAACTGGCGCTGTTCCCCCTGCGGGCGCAGGAGGACGTGTGGAGCGCCGATCCGGACACGCTTGTCTCGTCGTCGTACGCGCCGACCGGCAAGCTCACGCCCGTCGAGGGCGGATTCCGGATCAGCGGTCGCTGGAGCTTCTCCTCCGGCTGCGATCACGCCCGCTGGGCATTCCTCGGCGCGGTCGTGCCGGACGGGGAAGGGGGAGCGGAGTACCTGACCGTTCTGGTGCCGCGCACCGACTACCGCATCGAGGACGTCTGGCACGTGTCGGGGTTGTCGGGCACCGGCAGCAACGACATCGTCATCGAGAGCGCGTTCGTCCCCGTCCACCGGACCTACCGCGCCAGCGAGCAGGCGGCGCTGCGCGGACCCGGCCAGGAGGTCAATACCGCACCGCTGTACCGGATCTCGTTCGGCTCGGTGTTCTCCAACACCATCACCGCACCCATCATCGGCGCCGCCCAGGGCGCTTACGAAGCGCACATCGAGCGTATGCGCGAGCGGGTGCGGATCTCCTACGGCGGGCAGAAAGCGGCCGAGGATCCGTTCGCCCACGTCCGGGTCGCTCGCGCCGCCTCCGAGATCGACGCGGCCGTCCTGCAGATGGAGCGCAATATCGGCGAACAGCTGCGCTATGCCGAGGCAGGTGAGGAGATTCCGTTCGAGTTGCGGGTACGCAGTCGCCGCGACCAGGTGCGCGGCACCGAACGTGCGCTCGAGGCGATCGACCTGCTGTTCGACAATTCCGGTGGTCACTCGATCCGCAAACCGAATCCGATGGAGCGGCACTGGCGCGACGCGCACGCCGGGAGCGTGCACGTCATCAACGACGTCGAGCGCGCGTTGGTGGTATACGGCCGCAACGCCTTCGGGCTGCCGGTGACGGACCGGATGATCTGA
- a CDS encoding LuxR C-terminal-related transcriptional regulator: MARRPIGNLPAEVTSFVGRREELAAAKRLLPTTRLLTLLGPGGVGKTRLSRQVGAAVARAFPDGVWLVELADVHDPDLVTVTVAEALALRDDTAAPLPRLTGFLADKRLLLILDNCEHLIEACAELAGRLVATTADVRVLATSREVLGVQGEQVMPLAPLPLPEDETADSDAMRLLAERAGAADPRFAATPANRGALAAICRRLDGVPLALELAALRFRMFTPEQVLARLDDTMGLLSAGPRLAPERQQTIEGAIRWSYDLCTPAEQRLWEQLSIFSGGFDIDAAEAVCVVEEPGPRTLFDALRGLVDKSVLSLRYDGDIGRYAMLEPIRQFAHDRLAERGEEPAVRSRHRDHYRRLALRGRTAYWSSDDVAWFRELNREHANLRAALQFDLAGTPESALEMAAVLRPFWEHNRFLTEGYRWLTDALAESGEPTRPRARALSAAASLAALLSDRGSAHQLVDECVALARKLDAPDILAEAVLDSALLTFNDGDTARALESAETAAHLAAECGHHAIEMDSLAFAFVCALVLADARSTVFAERLLEVATERGPHLLGGLAQWSMGLDHWRRGDQDAATGHLARSIEMFSQFDRCVWLASAFEGLAWTAVARADFERAARLLGAAEILARSTVRLAHAITGVLGDKMRGRTREALGERVFQEVFDSGAALSLGEAIDYALGRAPAAAPSPRPASAASEAADVLTRREKDVARLVAAGHSNKRIAAELVISVRTAETHVEHILTKLGFTSRTQIAGWVRDHGV, encoded by the coding sequence ATGGCGCGGCGTCCGATCGGCAATCTCCCTGCCGAGGTCACCAGTTTCGTCGGGCGCCGGGAAGAACTCGCCGCCGCGAAGAGACTGCTGCCCACGACACGGCTGCTGACGCTGCTCGGGCCGGGGGGCGTCGGCAAGACACGGCTGTCCCGCCAAGTCGGCGCCGCGGTCGCGCGCGCGTTCCCCGACGGGGTCTGGCTGGTCGAACTGGCCGACGTGCACGACCCCGATCTGGTGACGGTGACGGTCGCGGAGGCGCTGGCGCTGCGGGACGACACGGCGGCGCCGCTGCCGCGGCTGACCGGGTTCCTCGCCGACAAACGATTGCTGTTGATCCTGGACAACTGCGAGCACCTGATCGAGGCCTGCGCGGAACTGGCAGGCAGGCTCGTGGCCACCACCGCCGACGTGCGGGTGCTGGCGACCAGCCGGGAGGTGTTGGGCGTGCAGGGGGAACAGGTCATGCCCCTCGCGCCCCTGCCGCTACCGGAGGACGAGACCGCGGACAGCGATGCGATGCGGCTGCTCGCCGAGCGAGCGGGTGCCGCCGATCCGCGCTTCGCCGCCACGCCCGCGAACCGCGGCGCACTGGCCGCGATCTGCCGCAGGCTCGACGGTGTTCCGCTCGCGCTGGAATTGGCCGCGTTGCGGTTTCGCATGTTCACGCCCGAACAAGTTCTCGCCCGGCTCGACGACACCATGGGCCTGCTCAGCGCGGGACCGCGTCTCGCGCCGGAACGGCAGCAGACCATCGAAGGCGCGATCCGCTGGAGCTACGATCTGTGCACCCCGGCCGAGCAGCGACTGTGGGAACAGCTGTCGATATTCTCCGGCGGCTTCGACATCGACGCCGCCGAAGCCGTGTGCGTGGTGGAGGAGCCCGGCCCGCGGACGCTCTTCGACGCGCTGCGGGGCTTGGTCGACAAATCGGTGCTGAGCCTGCGCTACGACGGCGACATCGGCCGATACGCGATGCTGGAGCCGATCCGGCAGTTCGCCCACGACCGGCTGGCCGAACGGGGTGAGGAGCCCGCGGTACGGTCACGCCACCGCGACCACTACCGGCGGCTGGCGCTGCGCGGCCGGACCGCGTATTGGAGTTCCGACGATGTGGCCTGGTTCCGCGAACTGAATCGCGAGCACGCGAATCTACGCGCGGCTCTGCAGTTCGATCTCGCGGGCACACCGGAGTCTGCGCTCGAGATGGCCGCGGTGCTGCGGCCGTTCTGGGAACACAACCGCTTCCTCACCGAGGGCTATCGCTGGCTGACCGACGCGCTGGCCGAGTCCGGCGAACCGACGCGGCCGCGTGCACGCGCGCTCTCCGCGGCGGCTTCGCTCGCGGCGCTGCTGTCCGATCGCGGGTCCGCTCACCAGTTGGTGGACGAATGCGTCGCCCTGGCACGGAAACTCGACGCCCCCGACATCCTCGCCGAGGCCGTGCTCGATTCGGCGCTGCTGACCTTCAACGACGGCGACACCGCCCGTGCCCTCGAATCGGCGGAGACGGCAGCGCATCTCGCGGCGGAATGCGGCCATCACGCGATCGAGATGGACAGCCTCGCTTTCGCTTTCGTGTGCGCGCTGGTGCTCGCCGACGCGCGCTCCACCGTATTCGCCGAGCGGCTGCTCGAGGTCGCCACCGAACGGGGACCGCATCTGCTCGGCGGCCTGGCGCAGTGGTCGATGGGCTTGGACCACTGGCGGCGCGGCGATCAGGATGCCGCGACCGGGCATCTCGCCCGGTCCATCGAGATGTTCAGCCAGTTCGACCGATGCGTGTGGCTGGCCTCCGCATTCGAGGGGCTGGCCTGGACGGCCGTCGCGCGCGCCGATTTCGAACGAGCCGCACGCCTGCTGGGCGCCGCGGAGATCCTCGCGCGCAGCACGGTACGGCTGGCACACGCCATCACCGGCGTACTGGGCGACAAGATGCGCGGCCGGACCCGGGAAGCCCTGGGCGAGCGCGTGTTCCAGGAGGTGTTCGACAGCGGCGCCGCGCTGTCGCTGGGCGAGGCGATCGACTACGCGCTGGGCCGCGCGCCCGCCGCGGCGCCGTCGCCGCGCCCCGCTTCGGCCGCGTCCGAGGCGGCGGATGTCCTCACTCGCCGGGAGAAGGACGTCGCCAGGCTGGTGGCAGCCGGCCACAGCAACAAGCGCATCGCCGCCGAGCTGGTGATTTCGGTTCGCACGGCCGAGACCCACGTCGAGCACATCCTCACCAAGCTGGGCTTCACCTCCCGCACTCAGATCGCGGGGTGGGTTCGCGATCACGGCGTGTGA
- a CDS encoding NAD-dependent epimerase/dehydratase family protein — protein sequence MRVLVTGVSAPTGRAVARTLLAAGHDVVGLDRARHRYVDPRVRVITGDPAGPAICARAVAGCATVVHLGGSLAAIASAAGGAGARLVIPVVAGADPIAVDAVRSSGAQALIVRTAPVGGRRVDRENWRILSPLLHSRRTGGFQLLHHDDLERFLVVAAGSARTGVVDLAASGVVSGDDARSIREAAGTRIFSWASRTRSAPPELNADAARDDWGFRCGWSASEVAADIVRGLAGRKYSGGDFITQPGAIPLPRYVIPARATTSDGHALVSVAPKGLEGEFDDRVDPAYPVHTATNTSEALPGPLTPLTVDLQAGAIRLANAAMGRMIALDGIALEHWTSRVTTVLGHHIYINASIGVLAAENMPGWDEQSIRRDVYGNIPAEISLTPHGKPPTPTGLASTRATWRAAGRVLHTALRYRETTDGINAAAHRETLSAAAIRELTDEQLHARALLWRDRLNQSWAAASIGVMMTGAATAIHSRGKQSAVVPIDPERLESARTMLAVERLAGLCRTGTALHDAAHKGDVTAARAASPAFSAALDEELERIGHRGPGECELINPTFGDRPELLVVAAARAAEMPAPEREPVDAAASRTARMAAGATMARERVRDAVVRYTHCLRLAVRERAERLIRAGRLQRAEDACFLTLDEILWAPADSTERVARRRAELTRLQSVRMPDVIAGDWQPLPDANALAPGESLTGIGVCPGVVEGTVRRVLSLDDDIEPGDILVASVTDTGHTAMFAYAAAVVTDIGGSASHAAIVAREFGIPCVVDTKSASTSLADGQRVRVDGSAGTVTLLIDA from the coding sequence ATGCGGGTCCTGGTCACCGGAGTCTCCGCTCCGACCGGTCGCGCGGTGGCGCGCACGCTGCTGGCCGCCGGCCACGATGTGGTCGGGCTGGACCGTGCGCGGCACCGGTACGTCGACCCTCGGGTCCGGGTGATCACCGGAGACCCGGCTGGGCCTGCGATCTGCGCACGGGCCGTCGCCGGCTGCGCGACGGTGGTGCATCTCGGCGGTTCGCTCGCCGCGATCGCGAGTGCGGCCGGAGGAGCCGGAGCGCGGCTCGTGATCCCGGTCGTCGCGGGTGCGGATCCGATCGCCGTGGATGCCGTGCGGTCCAGTGGAGCGCAAGCCCTCATCGTGCGCACCGCGCCGGTCGGGGGCAGGCGGGTCGACCGCGAGAACTGGCGCATTCTGTCGCCGCTGCTGCATTCTCGCCGTACGGGCGGCTTTCAGCTGCTGCATCACGACGACCTCGAACGTTTCCTGGTGGTGGCTGCGGGATCGGCGCGCACCGGCGTCGTCGACCTGGCGGCGTCCGGCGTGGTTTCGGGCGACGACGCGCGCAGCATCCGCGAGGCCGCGGGCACCCGGATCTTCTCGTGGGCGTCCCGTACCCGGTCGGCGCCACCGGAGCTGAATGCCGACGCGGCTCGCGATGATTGGGGATTCCGCTGCGGCTGGAGCGCGTCGGAAGTGGCTGCCGACATCGTTCGCGGGCTGGCCGGACGCAAGTACAGCGGTGGCGACTTCATCACTCAGCCAGGCGCTATTCCTCTGCCCCGGTATGTGATACCCGCCCGCGCAACCACGTCGGACGGCCACGCCCTGGTGTCGGTGGCACCGAAGGGCCTCGAAGGCGAGTTCGACGATCGGGTCGACCCGGCCTACCCGGTGCACACCGCGACGAATACCTCCGAGGCACTGCCCGGACCACTCACACCGTTGACCGTCGATCTACAGGCGGGTGCGATCCGGCTGGCCAACGCCGCGATGGGCAGGATGATCGCGCTGGACGGAATAGCGCTCGAGCATTGGACCAGCCGGGTCACCACCGTGCTCGGCCACCACATCTACATCAACGCCTCCATCGGTGTGCTGGCCGCGGAGAACATGCCGGGGTGGGACGAGCAGAGCATCCGACGGGACGTCTACGGCAACATTCCGGCCGAGATCTCGCTGACCCCGCACGGCAAGCCACCCACTCCGACCGGCCTCGCCAGTACCCGCGCCACCTGGCGAGCGGCGGGCCGGGTGCTGCACACCGCGCTGCGGTATCGCGAGACCACCGACGGCATCAACGCCGCCGCCCACCGGGAAACCCTCAGCGCCGCGGCCATACGCGAGCTCACCGACGAGCAGCTGCACGCGCGAGCATTGCTGTGGCGGGACCGGCTGAACCAATCCTGGGCGGCGGCGTCCATCGGCGTGATGATGACCGGCGCGGCCACCGCCATCCACTCCCGCGGCAAGCAATCAGCGGTCGTACCCATCGATCCGGAGCGGTTGGAGTCGGCCAGGACCATGCTCGCCGTGGAACGGCTCGCCGGACTGTGCCGAACCGGTACCGCACTGCACGACGCGGCACACAAGGGCGACGTCACGGCGGCGCGGGCGGCCTCACCGGCCTTCTCCGCCGCGCTGGACGAGGAGCTGGAACGGATCGGACATCGCGGGCCGGGCGAGTGCGAGCTGATCAACCCCACCTTCGGCGACCGGCCCGAGTTGCTGGTGGTCGCCGCCGCCCGAGCCGCGGAGATGCCCGCGCCCGAACGGGAGCCGGTCGATGCGGCCGCCAGTCGCACCGCGCGCATGGCAGCCGGCGCGACGATGGCGCGCGAACGCGTCCGCGACGCCGTCGTCCGCTATACCCACTGCCTGCGCCTCGCCGTGCGCGAGCGAGCGGAACGGCTGATCCGGGCCGGTCGGCTACAGCGAGCCGAGGACGCGTGCTTCCTCACCCTCGACGAGATCCTGTGGGCGCCTGCCGACTCGACCGAGCGCGTCGCGCGACGGCGAGCGGAACTGACCCGGTTGCAGAGTGTGCGGATGCCGGACGTGATCGCGGGTGATTGGCAACCGCTACCGGACGCGAACGCTTTGGCCCCCGGAGAAAGCCTGACCGGGATCGGGGTGTGTCCCGGCGTCGTGGAGGGCACGGTCAGACGCGTGCTGTCCCTCGATGACGACATCGAGCCGGGCGACATCCTCGTGGCGTCGGTCACCGACACCGGGCACACCGCGATGTTCGCCTACGCCGCCGCGGTGGTCACCGACATCGGCGGCTCGGCTTCGCACGCCGCCATCGTGGCCCGGGAATTCGGCATCCCCTGTGTCGTCGACACCAAGTCCGCCAGCACCAGTCTCGCCGATGGGCAGCGGGTGCGCGTCGACGGGTCGGCGGGCACGGTCACCCTGCTCATCGACGCCTGA
- a CDS encoding alpha/beta fold hydrolase — MTLTAENTTRWSVTGGLRSRYHEAGSGAPLVLLHGSGPGVSGWANFGANLPVLAERFRCLIVDQPGFGASGRPEVYERNYLRVSADAVLGLLDDLHLERVHLLGNSMGGAVATLLALEHPDRVERLVLMAPGGVGVNVLGPEPSDGITRLLEFIADPTRERLLPWLRTMVSNPATLTRELIDARSAAASDPAAIAALRDAYATFADPALAEPVPLWARLRGLRAETQILWGRDDRVTPVEASLLPSRQIPNADLRVFASCGHWVQIERKSAFEHAVIDFLTAGL, encoded by the coding sequence ATGACGCTCACCGCCGAGAACACCACGCGCTGGAGCGTGACGGGTGGGCTGAGATCGCGCTACCACGAGGCGGGGTCGGGTGCGCCGCTTGTCCTGCTGCACGGCTCCGGGCCGGGGGTCTCGGGCTGGGCGAACTTCGGCGCGAATCTGCCGGTGCTGGCCGAGCGCTTCCGCTGCTTGATCGTGGATCAGCCGGGCTTCGGCGCCAGTGGTCGCCCGGAAGTGTACGAACGCAACTATCTGCGCGTCTCCGCCGACGCGGTGCTCGGACTCCTCGACGACCTCCATTTGGAACGCGTACACCTGCTGGGCAATTCGATGGGCGGTGCGGTCGCCACATTGCTGGCGCTGGAACATCCCGACCGGGTCGAGCGGCTCGTGCTGATGGCGCCGGGAGGCGTCGGGGTGAATGTGCTCGGGCCGGAACCGTCCGACGGCATCACGCGGTTGCTGGAGTTCATCGCCGACCCGACTCGGGAGCGCCTGCTGCCCTGGCTGCGCACGATGGTGTCGAACCCGGCGACCCTCACCCGGGAGCTGATCGACGCCCGGTCGGCCGCGGCCTCGGACCCGGCCGCCATCGCGGCGCTGCGTGATGCCTACGCGACCTTCGCCGATCCCGCTCTCGCCGAACCGGTCCCGCTGTGGGCGCGGCTGCGCGGCCTGCGCGCGGAAACCCAGATCCTGTGGGGTCGCGACGACCGGGTGACGCCGGTCGAGGCGTCGTTGCTGCCGTCACGCCAGATCCCGAATGCCGACCTGCGCGTTTTCGCCAGCTGTGGGCACTGGGTGCAGATCGAGCGCAAATCGGCGTTCGAACATGCCGTCATCGATTTCCTCACCGCCGGTCTTTGA